In the genome of Branchiostoma floridae strain S238N-H82 unplaced genomic scaffold, Bfl_VNyyK Sc7u5tJ_1326, whole genome shotgun sequence, one region contains:
- the LOC118407365 gene encoding uncharacterized protein LOC118407365 — MEALKNDKDTKHNTLDTLMKEAHLLNNIEWINLTDSGTVSVSISTLDHSISTHCHCGNHRPLEVPNPRREYVTLECVLLMQCVCLCCVLPLTILSMQSHYKVRKGLPDDSNQTMGKAKEEIMICHGASTHDIDITAVFGHGTHVKGASESKEQDTFVKGTARLFQQAVQAVDFANYGVQFGLSDHEIHHIVNTEAVAVQEQAAKKYQAWNRDGQKGRESDLRDDVVAERIQQLPRMLSQYKRE; from the exons ATGGAAGCTCTGAAGAATGATAAGGATACAAAACACAACACCTTGGACACCTTGATGAAAGAAGCTCACCTTCTCAACAACATTGAGTGGATTAATTTGACGGACAGTGGGACTGTGAG TGTCAGCATCAGCACACTCGACCACAGCATCAGCACACACTGCCACTGTGGAAATCACCGTCCTTTGGAAGTGCCAAATCCCAGGAGGGAATACGTGACTCTCGAATGTGTACTGCTTATGCAATGTGTATGTCTCTGCTGTGTGCTTCCCCTCACAATCCTGTCAATGCAGTCGCATTATAAG GTCAGGAAGGGACTACCTGATGATAGTAATCAAACCATGGGAAAGGCCAAAGAGGAGATTATGATCTGCCATGGAGCATCAACACATGACATCGATATCACAGCTGTATTTGGACATGGAACCCATGTGAAGGGTGCAAGTGAGTCAAAGGAACAGGATACCTTTGTTAAAG GAACAGCACGGCTGTTCCAACAAGCAGTCCAAGCTGTCGACTTTGCCAACTATGGAGTGCAGTTTGGCCTCTCAGACCATGAGATACACCACATCGTCAACACAGAAGCTGTCGCCGTGCAAGAGCAGGCTGCCAAGAAGTACCAGGCTTGGAACAGGGATGGCCAGAAGGGGAGGGAGAGTGACTTAAGGGATGACGTAGTGGCTGAAAGAATCCAGCAGCTCCCTCGCATGTTGTCTCAGTATAAGCGGGAGTAA